Proteins encoded together in one Caballeronia sp. NK8 window:
- a CDS encoding PDR/VanB family oxidoreductase: MQAQIFKVRVDALREEAHGVRSFSISRLDGRPFDAYTPGAHIDVTSPSGITRQYSLCGDPARRDSHVFAVKKEEQSRGGSRSLHDEVSVGCELSIGAPRNLFQLEEGASEHILVGAGIGITPLLSMAYRLVAIGAPFTLHYFARSETHAAFLPLLARAPFDKHVKLHFGIEREALTDELEVCLRDASKDAHVYTCGPAPFMDVVVDTAKKRLPADSIHLERFKAEPQAQTETSLETFDVRLASSGQTVRVDASTSIVDALASIGIEVDTSCGEGVCGTCMVDVVSGEPEHRDHCLSKAERASNSVICCCVSRSRSPVLVLDL; encoded by the coding sequence ATGCAAGCTCAAATCTTCAAAGTTCGCGTCGACGCGTTGCGCGAGGAAGCACACGGCGTCCGGTCATTCAGCATCTCGCGTCTCGATGGCCGGCCGTTCGACGCTTACACGCCCGGCGCGCATATCGACGTAACGAGTCCCTCGGGCATCACGCGCCAATATTCGCTGTGCGGTGATCCGGCGCGCCGCGACTCGCATGTCTTCGCGGTCAAGAAAGAAGAACAGTCGCGCGGCGGTTCACGCTCGCTGCATGACGAAGTCAGCGTCGGCTGCGAATTGTCGATAGGCGCGCCGCGCAATCTGTTCCAGCTCGAAGAAGGCGCGAGCGAGCATATTCTTGTCGGCGCGGGCATCGGCATCACGCCTCTGCTTTCGATGGCCTATCGTCTGGTCGCGATCGGTGCGCCCTTCACACTGCATTATTTCGCGCGCAGCGAAACGCATGCGGCGTTTCTCCCGCTCCTCGCGCGCGCTCCATTCGACAAGCACGTCAAGCTGCATTTCGGTATCGAACGCGAAGCGCTTACCGATGAACTCGAAGTCTGTCTGCGCGATGCGAGCAAGGACGCGCACGTCTACACGTGTGGTCCTGCGCCCTTCATGGATGTCGTGGTGGACACGGCAAAGAAGCGCCTGCCTGCCGACTCCATACATCTCGAACGCTTCAAGGCCGAACCGCAGGCGCAGACGGAAACGTCGCTCGAAACGTTCGACGTACGGCTCGCCAGCAGCGGGCAGACCGTGCGCGTCGATGCTTCGACGTCGATCGTCGACGCGCTCGCATCGATCGGCATCGAAGTGGATACGTCATGCGGCGAAGGCGTGTGCGGCACCTGCATGGTCGATGTCGTGAGCGGCGAGCCCGAGCATCGCGATCATTGTCTGAGCAAGGCCGAACGCGCGAGCAACAGCGTGATCTGCTGCTGCGTGTCCCGTTCGCGCTCGCCGGTGCTCGTGCTCGACCTCTGA
- a CDS encoding amidase, protein MSVFINEFDLRAHDRVDGPTIAIKDSIDIADYPTTAASRALADSPAATEHADVVQRLLDAGWRIKGKANMHELAFGMTGINEFTGTPRNPQDATRIPGGSSSGSACAVGLGLVDAALGTDTGGSVRGPAACCGVIGLKPTFGRVSRRGVAPVETTLDCVGPFAREMRVLIDAMGAIDPSFDMSSARRDASKMRVGIVAVDADASIRKAVDDAVRRAGFASRGVTLESIGDAFTAGLAVINAETWRAFGHLVETGKLGADLEARLRTASNTTAADLDAAEHVRRIFTAAVDRALDDVDVLVLPTLPALPITLEAARAGISVIAMSSLIRPFNLSGHPALSLPLPLADSSLKAGLQIVGRKGADEKICAVAAHFETAFIQ, encoded by the coding sequence ATGAGCGTATTCATCAACGAATTCGATCTACGCGCGCACGATCGTGTAGATGGCCCGACGATTGCGATCAAGGACAGCATCGATATCGCGGACTATCCGACCACTGCAGCGAGCCGCGCACTCGCGGACAGCCCCGCCGCCACCGAACATGCGGATGTGGTTCAACGTCTGCTCGATGCTGGCTGGCGTATCAAGGGCAAGGCGAACATGCACGAACTCGCCTTCGGCATGACTGGCATCAACGAATTCACTGGCACGCCGCGTAATCCACAAGACGCCACGCGCATTCCCGGTGGATCGTCGAGCGGGTCGGCTTGTGCTGTCGGACTGGGGCTCGTCGACGCCGCGCTCGGCACCGACACCGGCGGCTCGGTGCGCGGCCCCGCGGCATGTTGTGGCGTGATCGGATTGAAGCCGACCTTCGGCCGCGTGTCGCGTCGCGGCGTGGCGCCCGTCGAGACTACGCTCGATTGCGTCGGCCCGTTCGCGCGCGAGATGCGGGTGCTCATCGATGCAATGGGTGCGATAGATCCATCGTTCGATATGAGCAGCGCGCGTCGGGATGCATCGAAGATGCGGGTCGGCATCGTTGCCGTCGATGCAGATGCGAGCATCCGCAAGGCCGTCGACGACGCCGTGCGCCGCGCGGGATTCGCGTCACGCGGCGTTACGCTCGAATCGATCGGTGATGCATTCACTGCTGGTCTTGCAGTCATCAACGCAGAAACGTGGCGTGCGTTCGGTCATCTCGTCGAAACAGGCAAGCTCGGCGCGGATCTCGAAGCACGACTGCGCACGGCATCGAACACGACCGCAGCCGATCTCGACGCGGCGGAGCACGTGCGGCGCATCTTCACGGCCGCAGTGGATCGCGCGCTCGATGATGTGGACGTGCTCGTGCTTCCCACGCTGCCCGCGCTTCCGATCACGCTCGAAGCGGCGCGCGCGGGCATATCGGTGATCGCGATGTCGTCGCTGATCAGGCCATTCAATCTCAGCGGCCATCCTGCGTTGAGTCTTCCTCTTCCGCTCGCAGATTCATCGCTCAAAGCCGGTTTGCAGATCGTCGGACGCAAAGGCGCAGATGAAAAGATTTGCGCAGTGGCCGCGCATTTCGAAACCGCGTTTATTCAATAA
- a CDS encoding acyl-CoA dehydrogenase family protein: protein MSASAAAVAIRDDLCNQDDALTLDDVIAEIVQRREEFDRLSHVPRDVIAKLKRAGIYRAATPKRFGGDARAPGEFLAMIERIAIADGSAAWVASFGSANLYLAALPLATQAAIYADGPDQVFAGGLFPVQNAQPANGGYRVNGTWKFASGCKGADWLGVGIGTGKPGEAPGKPRTAVFRPAQVEIVENWNVVGMQGTGSHDLRVTDQFVAEDWTFVRGGASTVDEPLYRYPTIAYAAQVLAVVNLGLARAALDVANHMAGGRKTTTGAPQLADRAYYRIELAKAEAQLRSARAFFYESTDSVWQSILAGNEVTPDQVSLLRLSATQIAREGADVVNRAYRLGGTMAIYRTHPLQRLMRDAMVVTQHAFLGEGNYDGAGAVFVGVPPIPGYL, encoded by the coding sequence ATGTCAGCTTCCGCGGCTGCCGTCGCTATTCGCGACGATCTTTGCAATCAGGACGATGCCCTGACGCTCGACGATGTGATCGCCGAAATCGTTCAGCGTCGCGAGGAATTCGACCGGCTCTCGCACGTACCGCGCGATGTCATCGCCAAGCTCAAGCGCGCCGGCATCTATCGCGCGGCGACGCCGAAGCGCTTCGGCGGCGACGCGCGCGCGCCCGGCGAATTTCTCGCGATGATCGAGCGCATCGCGATCGCCGACGGCTCCGCCGCGTGGGTTGCGAGCTTCGGTTCGGCCAATCTCTATCTCGCCGCCTTGCCGCTCGCGACGCAGGCCGCGATCTATGCGGACGGCCCCGATCAGGTCTTCGCGGGCGGACTGTTCCCCGTGCAGAACGCGCAACCTGCCAATGGCGGGTATCGCGTGAACGGCACCTGGAAGTTCGCGAGTGGCTGCAAGGGCGCGGACTGGCTCGGTGTCGGCATCGGCACGGGCAAGCCGGGCGAAGCGCCGGGCAAGCCGCGCACCGCGGTGTTTCGTCCCGCGCAGGTTGAGATCGTCGAGAACTGGAACGTGGTCGGCATGCAGGGCACGGGCAGTCACGACCTGCGCGTTACCGATCAGTTCGTGGCGGAAGACTGGACCTTCGTGCGCGGCGGCGCATCGACTGTCGATGAACCGCTCTATCGCTATCCGACGATCGCTTATGCCGCGCAAGTGCTCGCCGTCGTGAATCTGGGACTGGCGCGCGCCGCGCTCGACGTTGCGAATCACATGGCGGGCGGCCGCAAGACGACGACCGGCGCGCCGCAACTCGCCGATCGCGCCTATTACCGCATCGAGCTTGCCAAAGCGGAGGCGCAGTTACGCTCGGCGCGTGCGTTCTTTTATGAGTCGACCGATAGCGTCTGGCAGTCGATTCTCGCGGGCAATGAAGTCACGCCCGATCAGGTCAGTCTGTTGCGTCTTTCCGCGACGCAGATCGCACGTGAAGGCGCGGACGTCGTGAATCGCGCCTATCGGCTGGGTGGCACCATGGCGATCTATCGCACGCATCCGCTGCAACGCCTGATGCGCGATGCGATGGTCGTCACGCAGCACGCCTTCCTCGGCGAAGGCAACTACGACGGCGCGGGCGCGGTGTTCGTCGGCGTGCCGCCGATTCCCGGCTATCTCTGA
- a CDS encoding MFS transporter — protein sequence MSSVHSSTSADRVAVTQDRALNRIVVASVAGNAMEWYDFFVYGTAAALVFGQLFFPANADPLVGTLGAFAAFAMGFVARPLGGVVFGHIGDRYGRRASLVWTLLIMGFATFGIGLLPTYDHVGLWAPAALVGLRLLQGVASGGEWGGGVLMISESAPPEKRGYYAAWSQLGVGGGFVLSSGAFLAVQALPHDQFISWGWRLPFLASILIFALGVYIRHNLPESRDFANAERAGKTSHMPVIEVIKRHPKEILMAMGLRVAENGGAYIFLAFSLVYGKFAGIANSTMLTGVMIAMVVEMAAMLLWGKLSDRIGRKPVYMIGAVSLAFMAFPFFWLLNTHSTPLIWLALVLGTAVCHGAMIGTLPSLVGELFSTEVRYSGVALGHEVASIFAGGLSPLIATALLVHYHTYWPVSVFLIGLALVTVVTLKYTHETRGK from the coding sequence ATGTCTTCCGTTCACTCCTCGACCTCCGCGGACCGCGTGGCCGTCACCCAGGACCGCGCGCTGAACCGGATCGTGGTCGCCTCCGTCGCGGGCAACGCGATGGAGTGGTACGACTTCTTTGTCTACGGCACGGCGGCCGCGCTGGTGTTCGGCCAGCTCTTCTTTCCGGCCAATGCGGACCCGCTCGTCGGCACGCTCGGCGCATTTGCGGCGTTCGCGATGGGCTTCGTCGCGCGTCCGCTCGGCGGCGTCGTGTTCGGGCATATCGGCGATCGCTATGGACGGCGCGCATCGCTCGTATGGACGCTGCTCATCATGGGCTTTGCGACCTTCGGCATCGGCCTGTTGCCGACTTACGATCACGTTGGACTGTGGGCGCCGGCCGCGCTCGTCGGATTGCGCCTTCTGCAAGGCGTAGCCTCGGGCGGCGAATGGGGCGGCGGCGTTCTGATGATCAGCGAAAGCGCGCCGCCCGAGAAACGCGGCTATTACGCGGCATGGAGCCAGCTCGGCGTGGGCGGCGGCTTCGTGCTGTCTTCGGGCGCATTTCTCGCCGTGCAGGCATTACCGCACGATCAGTTCATTTCTTGGGGCTGGCGACTGCCGTTTCTCGCGAGCATCCTGATCTTCGCGCTCGGCGTGTATATCCGCCATAACCTGCCGGAGAGTCGTGACTTCGCGAATGCGGAACGCGCGGGCAAGACTTCGCATATGCCGGTGATCGAAGTCATCAAGCGTCATCCGAAAGAAATCCTCATGGCGATGGGACTGCGTGTCGCCGAAAACGGCGGTGCATATATCTTTCTCGCGTTCTCGCTCGTCTATGGCAAGTTCGCGGGCATCGCCAACTCGACGATGCTCACCGGCGTGATGATCGCGATGGTCGTCGAAATGGCGGCGATGCTTCTCTGGGGCAAGTTATCCGATCGCATCGGACGCAAGCCGGTATATATGATCGGCGCGGTGTCGCTCGCGTTCATGGCGTTTCCGTTCTTCTGGCTGCTCAATACGCATTCCACCCCGCTCATCTGGCTCGCGCTCGTGCTCGGCACGGCCGTGTGTCATGGCGCGATGATCGGCACGCTGCCCTCGCTCGTCGGCGAGCTGTTCAGCACCGAAGTGCGTTACTCGGGTGTCGCGCTGGGCCATGAAGTCGCGTCGATCTTCGCGGGCGGATTGTCTCCGCTGATCGCCACGGCGTTGCTCGTGCACTATCACACGTACTGGCCGGTATCGGTATTCCTGATCGGACTCGCCCTCGTCACGGTCGTCACGCTGAAGTACACGCACGAAACGCGCGGCAAGTAA
- a CDS encoding aromatic-ring-hydroxylating dioxygenase subunit beta yields the protein MMDDRNALFSQQTFARAIEFIWREAELLDRRDYRAWLDLWEPSGFYVVPIDPAATDFAATLNYAYDDQHMRELRVQRMTSGYSASASDAARTVRTVSRFTLSSDSADVVEVKSAQVIVAYKRGVSTIFAADLTHKISMASGEPKLVEKVIRLIDSTEALSAIGFLL from the coding sequence ATGATGGACGATCGCAACGCACTCTTCTCGCAACAAACGTTCGCGCGGGCGATCGAATTCATCTGGCGCGAAGCCGAATTGCTGGACCGCCGCGACTATCGCGCATGGCTCGACTTATGGGAGCCATCCGGCTTCTATGTCGTGCCGATCGATCCCGCAGCGACCGACTTCGCCGCCACGCTGAACTACGCCTATGACGATCAGCACATGCGCGAATTGCGCGTGCAGCGCATGACGTCCGGCTATTCCGCGTCCGCATCGGATGCGGCGCGCACGGTACGCACCGTGTCGCGCTTTACGCTGTCGAGCGACAGCGCCGATGTGGTGGAAGTGAAGTCGGCGCAGGTCATCGTCGCGTACAAGCGCGGCGTGTCGACGATCTTCGCCGCCGATCTCACGCACAAGATCAGCATGGCGAGCGGCGAACCGAAGCTCGTCGAAAAGGTCATTCGCCTGATCGATTCGACCGAAGCGCTGAGCGCGATCGGCTTCCTGCTTTGA
- a CDS encoding LysR family transcriptional regulator encodes MTSLDHVDLNLLRVFQAIVEERSLTKAGERLALSQPAVSYSLGRLRTLFDDTLFIRTRAGMQPTPVALELAEIVGRALDTVREALRFAERFDASTSNRTFRLSLSDAGEMAYLPAICQALHEAAPRVKLLVEPLPVEEMEEALRSSRLDFAIGNLPSLLPRTRHALLFEEAYVCMTRKRDGLPAGETLKLDEFLAASHVQVRSLEHSHHALDDALRAQGVGRNIALALPHFVAVPGVLAVTDLFATLPERLAHILNRNDAFRIYALPVQLPKAAVTMHWHEHFHEDEGIAWMRGLMTDILAGFDKL; translated from the coding sequence ATGACATCCCTCGACCATGTCGATCTCAATCTGCTGCGCGTGTTTCAGGCGATCGTGGAAGAACGCAGCCTCACCAAGGCCGGCGAACGGCTCGCGCTTTCGCAGCCCGCTGTGAGCTATTCGCTCGGCCGTCTGCGCACGCTTTTCGATGACACGCTCTTCATTCGCACGCGCGCGGGCATGCAGCCCACGCCGGTTGCGCTGGAGCTTGCCGAGATCGTCGGACGCGCGCTCGATACGGTGCGTGAAGCATTGCGCTTCGCCGAACGCTTCGACGCATCCACGAGCAATCGTACGTTTCGTCTCTCTCTTTCGGATGCGGGGGAAATGGCGTATTTGCCCGCGATCTGCCAGGCGCTGCATGAAGCCGCGCCGCGCGTGAAACTGCTGGTGGAGCCGCTGCCCGTGGAGGAGATGGAAGAGGCGTTGCGTTCGAGCCGGTTGGATTTTGCAATCGGCAATTTGCCGTCGCTTTTGCCGCGCACGCGGCACGCGCTGCTTTTCGAGGAAGCGTATGTGTGCATGACGAGAAAGCGCGATGGCTTGCCCGCCGGTGAAACCTTGAAACTCGATGAATTCCTTGCGGCGTCGCATGTGCAGGTGCGCTCACTCGAACATAGTCACCATGCGCTCGATGACGCCTTGCGCGCGCAAGGCGTCGGCCGCAATATCGCGCTCGCGTTGCCGCACTTCGTGGCGGTGCCCGGCGTGCTCGCGGTGACGGATCTGTTCGCGACATTGCCGGAGCGGCTCGCGCATATCCTCAATCGCAACGACGCGTTTCGCATCTATGCGTTGCCGGTTCAATTGCCCAAAGCCGCCGTGACGATGCACTGGCACGAGCACTTTCACGAAGACGAAGGCATCGCGTGGATGCGCGGCCTCATGACCGATATCCTCGCGGGATTCGACAAGCTGTGA
- a CDS encoding ATP-binding protein yields MNFPAEDDFRRLLDALTQCVLLHDAQTKAIVWANRAACAALGFSVEEMLPLKAHDMTRDDIRYRREIAVNAMDRSITEGPQSYEWCYRSRAGADMLSEAIATYVPLAGRAVVMVQFRDISAEEAMRQKLRRYEARLREYMQDLGEGVAVLTPRGKVSFISESGRRVLGVASDAPLGVALDYCTRADRDRLIAQLRSATRQHSAPAQRYAITRRDGMKRWLRITCRRIDIEDGTLVHFRDISDEVAIEDARRNEARMLEYAGRNNAMGEMAMAIAHELSQPLAAVRNFIEGAIQRLAQPDSTESAIWGLRAADRQAEHAAHIIKSVREFIVKREPVEAQADLRDILADVAYFIQLRARDEGVTVRIEQWPEALPIRCERVLIGQVMLNLAFNAVEALSGAKPSTGIVTLATAMNGEAAELHVTDNGPGVPDHALERLFDGFSSSKAGGNGIGLSLCKNIVSRHEGRIWAQRATSGGLECCFALPLSHGA; encoded by the coding sequence ATGAACTTTCCTGCCGAAGACGATTTCCGCCGCCTGCTCGACGCATTGACGCAATGCGTGCTTCTGCACGATGCGCAGACGAAGGCCATCGTGTGGGCGAATCGCGCCGCGTGCGCCGCGCTCGGCTTTTCGGTGGAAGAAATGCTGCCGCTCAAGGCGCACGACATGACGCGCGACGACATCAGATATCGCCGCGAAATCGCGGTTAACGCGATGGACCGCTCGATCACCGAGGGCCCGCAAAGCTATGAATGGTGTTATCGCTCGCGCGCGGGCGCCGACATGCTGTCCGAGGCAATCGCCACCTACGTGCCGCTCGCCGGGCGCGCAGTGGTCATGGTGCAGTTCCGCGATATCAGCGCGGAAGAGGCGATGCGCCAGAAACTGCGGCGCTATGAAGCGCGCCTGCGCGAATACATGCAGGATCTGGGCGAAGGTGTTGCCGTGCTGACGCCGCGCGGCAAGGTGAGTTTCATCAGCGAATCGGGACGGCGCGTGCTGGGTGTCGCAAGCGATGCACCGCTCGGCGTCGCGCTGGACTATTGCACGAGAGCGGACCGAGACCGGCTGATCGCGCAGTTGCGCAGCGCGACGCGCCAGCATTCGGCGCCCGCGCAACGCTATGCGATCACGCGCCGCGACGGCATGAAGCGATGGTTGCGCATCACGTGCAGGCGCATCGATATCGAGGATGGCACGCTGGTGCATTTCCGCGATATCAGCGATGAAGTCGCGATCGAAGATGCGCGCCGCAACGAAGCGCGCATGCTGGAATATGCAGGCCGCAATAACGCGATGGGCGAAATGGCGATGGCGATTGCGCATGAGTTGAGCCAGCCGCTTGCGGCCGTGCGCAATTTCATCGAAGGCGCGATTCAGCGGCTCGCGCAGCCCGATTCGACCGAGAGCGCGATCTGGGGACTGCGCGCGGCCGATCGTCAGGCCGAGCATGCGGCGCATATCATCAAGAGCGTGCGCGAGTTCATCGTGAAGCGCGAACCCGTCGAAGCACAGGCCGATCTTCGCGACATACTCGCGGACGTTGCGTACTTCATTCAACTGCGCGCACGGGACGAGGGCGTGACGGTCAGGATCGAGCAATGGCCCGAGGCGTTGCCGATACGGTGTGAGCGCGTGCTTATCGGTCAGGTCATGCTCAATCTGGCGTTCAACGCGGTCGAGGCGTTGAGCGGGGCGAAGCCATCGACAGGCATCGTCACGCTTGCCACGGCGATGAACGGCGAGGCGGCGGAACTGCATGTGACCGACAACGGACCGGGCGTGCCCGACCATGCGCTCGAACGCCTCTTCGACGGTTTTTCTTCGTCGAAGGCGGGCGGCAATGGCATAGGCTTGTCGTTGTGCAAGAACATCGTGTCGCGCCACGAAGGGCGCATCTGGGCGCAACGCGCCACGAGCGGCGGTCTCGAATGTTGCTTCGCTTTGCCCTTGTCGCATGGCGCGTGA
- a CDS encoding Rieske 2Fe-2S domain-containing protein, with protein sequence MSTPTTQIIDTSALGKRAQADRIAPSLYYDADLFEAELERIFYKTWIWVAHESELPKPGDFVTTTIGRQPVIVVRDKTGAVHVLQNRCRHRGATVCEEHKGNAKGFTCPYHSWSYALDGTLRALPYGDGYEGVCEKGDLPLKKLRVGIYQGLIFASFDEAIEPLEDFLGGAKPWIDLFMKQGAGYPIKANGEHKFKFKGNWKIQLENTTDLYHFPVVHKSWMKSIDDETAAVITSFMTSDQAFCRSLGNGHSLAVLVPEIVDLDKDDGAPLPERFNELAATLAEKHTPDEVRRIVRSLMGVGFNLNLFPNLALSMAFFRVLRPISAEETEIRHVVLAMDGGPEEANRVRLRIHEHFQGPFGFGSPDDAEAWERVQRGSHAGPDVPILVNRGLNRETTAANGEKTAHATDETGMREAYRQWAAMMEKA encoded by the coding sequence ATGAGTACGCCGACTACCCAAATCATCGATACCAGCGCGCTCGGCAAGCGCGCGCAAGCCGACCGCATCGCGCCGTCTCTCTACTACGATGCCGATCTCTTCGAAGCCGAGCTCGAACGCATTTTCTATAAGACGTGGATCTGGGTCGCGCATGAAAGCGAATTGCCGAAGCCCGGCGATTTCGTCACGACGACCATCGGCCGCCAGCCGGTGATCGTCGTGCGCGACAAGACCGGCGCGGTGCACGTGCTGCAGAACCGCTGCCGCCATCGCGGCGCCACCGTGTGCGAGGAACACAAGGGCAATGCGAAGGGCTTTACGTGCCCCTATCACAGCTGGTCTTACGCGCTCGACGGCACGCTGCGCGCATTGCCTTACGGCGACGGTTACGAAGGCGTCTGCGAGAAAGGCGATTTGCCGCTGAAGAAACTGCGCGTCGGGATTTATCAGGGTTTGATCTTTGCGAGCTTCGACGAAGCAATCGAACCGCTCGAAGATTTTCTCGGCGGCGCGAAGCCGTGGATCGATCTGTTCATGAAACAGGGCGCGGGTTATCCGATCAAAGCCAACGGCGAGCACAAGTTCAAGTTCAAGGGCAACTGGAAAATCCAGCTCGAAAACACCACCGATCTCTATCACTTCCCCGTCGTGCACAAGTCGTGGATGAAGTCGATCGACGATGAAACCGCTGCGGTCATCACGAGCTTCATGACGAGCGACCAAGCCTTCTGCCGCTCGCTCGGCAATGGTCATAGCCTGGCGGTGCTGGTGCCCGAGATCGTCGATCTCGACAAGGACGACGGCGCGCCCTTGCCCGAACGTTTCAACGAGCTGGCCGCCACGCTCGCCGAGAAACATACGCCCGATGAAGTACGCCGCATCGTGCGCTCGCTGATGGGCGTGGGCTTCAATCTGAACCTCTTTCCGAACCTCGCGCTCTCGATGGCGTTCTTCCGCGTGCTGCGTCCCATCTCGGCCGAGGAAACGGAGATTCGCCACGTCGTGCTCGCAATGGACGGCGGACCGGAAGAAGCGAATCGCGTGCGCCTGCGCATTCACGAGCATTTCCAGGGTCCATTCGGTTTCGGCAGCCCAGACGACGCCGAAGCGTGGGAACGCGTGCAGCGCGGCTCGCACGCCGGTCCCGATGTGCCGATTCTCGTGAACCGCGGCCTGAACCGTGAAACGACCGCAGCGAACGGAGAAAAGACCGCGCACGCCACGGATGAAACCGGCATGCGTGAAGCCTACAGGCAATGGGCCGCAATGATGGAGAAAGCATGA
- a CDS encoding MFS transporter translates to MKPSNKRYTYEWYVVVICMLAYVFSFIDRQVLALMIEPIKRDLQLTDTQFSLLHGFAFSLFYAVMGMPIAYLADRFARPRIIATGIALWSIATAACGLSQSFVHMFVSRMSVGVGEAALSPGTYSMLADFFPKEKMGRAIGIYSLGSFIGGGIAFLVGGYVIALLKHASVFTLPIIGELRAWQVTFFIVGLPGLLVAFLFMLTVRDPARKGLAQDGTGQVKRVAMGDALRFIASHRKTFFCHYIGFSFYAMGLYCLMSWTPAFYMRRFGLTPVETGYMLGIVMLVANTTGVFCGGWLNDWLLRRGRGDAPMRAAWIGAACMLVPAIAFTQTTSLNASLAWLVAAMFFASFPLPTSAAAMQALAPNQMRAQVSAMFLLVSNLIGLGLGTTLVAVITDKVFGSPLAVGHSMAIINAVAIVLAAVLLFVGCKQYRSSLEREAREARLTLDAPDTRASLPSGATATTATTA, encoded by the coding sequence ATGAAACCAAGCAACAAACGCTATACGTATGAGTGGTATGTCGTCGTGATCTGCATGCTGGCCTATGTTTTCTCGTTCATCGACCGCCAGGTGCTCGCACTCATGATCGAGCCGATCAAGCGCGACCTGCAGCTCACCGATACGCAATTCAGTCTTCTGCATGGATTCGCGTTCTCGCTGTTCTATGCGGTGATGGGTATGCCGATCGCCTATCTCGCCGACCGTTTCGCGCGCCCGCGCATCATCGCGACGGGCATCGCACTGTGGAGCATCGCGACGGCGGCGTGCGGGCTGAGCCAGAGTTTCGTGCATATGTTCGTTTCACGCATGAGCGTCGGCGTGGGTGAGGCCGCGCTCTCGCCCGGAACCTATTCGATGCTCGCGGATTTCTTTCCGAAGGAAAAAATGGGGCGCGCGATCGGCATTTATTCGCTCGGCTCGTTCATCGGCGGCGGCATTGCGTTTCTCGTCGGCGGTTATGTGATTGCGCTGCTCAAGCACGCGAGCGTCTTCACTTTGCCGATCATCGGCGAGTTGCGTGCGTGGCAAGTCACGTTCTTCATCGTCGGCTTGCCGGGTCTGCTGGTCGCATTCCTCTTCATGCTCACCGTGCGCGATCCCGCGCGCAAAGGACTCGCGCAAGACGGCACGGGCCAGGTCAAACGCGTTGCAATGGGCGATGCGCTGCGTTTCATCGCCAGCCACCGGAAGACGTTCTTCTGTCATTACATCGGCTTTTCCTTCTATGCGATGGGCCTCTATTGCCTGATGAGCTGGACACCCGCGTTCTATATGCGCCGCTTCGGCCTCACGCCGGTGGAAACGGGCTATATGCTCGGCATCGTGATGCTCGTCGCCAATACGACAGGCGTCTTCTGCGGCGGCTGGCTCAACGACTGGCTGCTGCGCCGTGGCCGCGGCGATGCACCCATGCGCGCGGCCTGGATTGGCGCTGCGTGCATGCTCGTGCCGGCGATCGCGTTCACGCAGACGACGAGCCTTAACGCATCCCTGGCGTGGCTCGTCGCCGCGATGTTCTTCGCATCGTTCCCGCTTCCGACTTCCGCCGCCGCCATGCAGGCGCTCGCGCCCAATCAGATGCGCGCGCAAGTCTCCGCGATGTTCCTGCTCGTGTCGAATCTGATCGGGCTCGGGCTGGGCACGACACTCGTCGCGGTCATCACGGACAAGGTATTCGGCTCGCCGCTCGCAGTCGGCCATTCCATGGCGATCATCAATGCTGTGGCGATCGTGCTTGCGGCAGTGCTGCTCTTCGTCGGCTGCAAACAGTATCGGTCGAGTCTCGAACGCGAAGCGCGTGAAGCACGCCTCACGCTCGATGCGCCAGACACGCGCGCGAGCCTGCCCTCAGGCGCGACAGCGACGACAGCAACGACAGCGTGA
- a CDS encoding nuclear transport factor 2 family protein: MTNTTIEALLERVAVLEAQNSVRKTIARYMALCDVPCAPLEGESLAALFTDGAVWEGIGPQYAQKFGRMQGRAAIVEMLQAYLPPAPHFATNVHFLTSEHIEVRSEFAKGRWIMLQASGYADEKAELIAARLEIDFVPSPRDAQDQWLIRHFRTERLFDAPWRVNPRKELNA, encoded by the coding sequence ATGACGAACACGACCATCGAAGCGCTGCTCGAACGCGTCGCCGTGCTTGAGGCGCAGAACTCGGTGCGCAAGACCATCGCGCGTTATATGGCGTTATGCGACGTGCCTTGTGCACCACTCGAAGGCGAATCGCTTGCCGCGCTCTTCACCGATGGCGCCGTGTGGGAAGGCATCGGCCCGCAATATGCGCAGAAGTTCGGGCGTATGCAAGGGCGCGCGGCAATCGTCGAGATGCTGCAAGCCTATCTGCCGCCTGCACCGCATTTCGCGACCAATGTGCATTTCCTGACGTCGGAGCATATCGAGGTTAGAAGCGAGTTCGCCAAAGGCCGATGGATCATGTTGCAAGCGTCCGGCTATGCGGATGAAAAGGCCGAACTCATCGCCGCGCGACTCGAGATCGATTTCGTTCCTTCGCCGCGCGACGCGCAGGATCAATGGCTGATTCGACACTTCCGCACCGAGCGTCTTTTCGACGCGCCGTGGCGCGTGAACCCTCGCAAGGAGTTGAACGCATGA